Proteins from a single region of Geothrix sp. PMB-07:
- a CDS encoding cytochrome c3 family protein, producing MNHRLTITAFMSLFLLAVHAAAVEPKPKGEPAAQEGIQVPKPPFSEGVFPCTACHDGKQLKVNPQRRDLAMHDEIKLNHGPESRWCLDCHDANNRDNLHLASGEKVLFTESYKLCGQCHGDKFRDWRVGIHGKRTGSWNGAKQYLLCVHCHNPHAPHFAPLKPMPPPTRPEAIQLKKGGAL from the coding sequence ATGAACCACCGCCTGACCATCACCGCGTTCATGAGCCTGTTCCTGCTGGCGGTCCACGCCGCCGCCGTGGAGCCCAAGCCAAAGGGCGAACCCGCAGCCCAGGAGGGCATCCAGGTGCCCAAGCCCCCCTTTTCCGAGGGCGTTTTTCCCTGCACTGCCTGCCATGACGGCAAACAGTTGAAGGTGAACCCGCAGCGGCGCGACCTGGCCATGCATGACGAGATCAAACTGAACCACGGCCCCGAAAGCCGCTGGTGCCTGGACTGCCACGATGCCAACAACCGCGACAACCTGCACCTGGCCAGTGGCGAGAAGGTGCTGTTCACCGAATCCTACAAGCTCTGCGGCCAGTGCCACGGCGACAAATTCCGGGATTGGCGCGTGGGCATCCATGGCAAGCGCACCGGGAGCTGGAACGGCGCCAAGCAATATCTGCTCTGCGTCCACTGCCACAACCCGCATGCACCCCACTTCGCGCCCCTCAAACCCATGCCGCCCCCCACCCGGCCCGAGGCCATTCAGCTCAAGAAAGGGGGC